From the genome of Gopherus evgoodei ecotype Sinaloan lineage chromosome 5, rGopEvg1_v1.p, whole genome shotgun sequence, one region includes:
- the LOC115651934 gene encoding vegetative cell wall protein gp1-like isoform X6, protein MYHRAPFSLHRPPASRSPPCRYGRAPFSLHRPPASRSPLCRYRRAPFSLHRPPASRSPPCRYHRAPFSLHRPTASRSPPCRYGRAPFSLHRPPASRSPPCRYGRAPFSLHRPPASRSPPCRYGWAPFSLHRPPASRSPLCTYHRAPFSLHRPPASRSPPCRYGRAPFSLHRPPASRSPPCRYGRAPFSLHRPPASRSPPCRYGRAPFSLHRPSASRSPPCRYRRAPFSLHRPPASCSPPCRYRRPPLLPYRPLAAHSPPCRYSRAPLLPYRPLAAHSPPCRYGRAPLLPVLPPSCTLPSLQVRPVPLLPYRPLAAHCPPCRYGWVPLLPYRPLAAQFPPCRYGRAPLLPYRPLAAHSPPCRYGRAPLLPPPTPSLALTSLQVQPGFPSPLPPPSCTLTSLQVRPGPPSPSTDPQPRAHLPAGTAGPPSPSTDPQSCAHLPAGDGHPLRLRALHDRAAAGCAPGEDGRDHLLRQRGEPGAGVSGGRLRGGLRHLGVHLRRVELDGRLRHHHPLLLQRVAAGPVGLEELPAPQGGRQEDQLAAQGHQGAAAGPQRRVCHLLPGDDHGRDHRLRPLLPHGLPPQVAVRAGHLPHVPPADEAFGHRGAAAKRGRAGGARARARPRGGAT, encoded by the exons ATGTACCACcgggcccccttctccctccaccgaCCCCCAGCCTCGCGCTCACCTCCCTGCAGGTACGGCcgggcccccttctccctccaccgaCCCCCAGCCTCACGCTCACCTCTCTGCAGGTACCGCcgggcccccttctccctccaccgaCCCCCAGCCTCGCGCTCACCTCCCTGCAGGTACCACcgggcccccttctccctccaccgaCCCACAGCCTCACGCTCACCTCCCTGCAGGTACGGCcgggcccccttctccctccaccgaCCCCCAGCCTCGCGCTCACCTCCCTGCAGGTACGGCcgggcccccttctccctccaccgaCCCCCAGCCTCGCGCTCACCTCCCTGCAGGTACGGCTgggcccccttctccctccaccgaCCTCCAGCCTCGCGCTCACCTCTCTGCACGTACCACcgggcccccttctccctccaccgaCCCCCAGCCTCGCGCTCACCTCCCTGCAGGTACGGCcgggcccccttctccctccaccgaCCCCCAGCCTCGCGCTCACCTCCCTGCAGGTACGGAcgggcccccttctccctccaccgaCCCCCAGCCTCGCGCTCACCTCCCTGCAGGTACGGCcgggcccccttctccctccaccgaCCCTCAGCCTCACGCTCACCTCCCTGCAGGTACCGCcgggcccccttctccctccaccgaCCCCCAGCCTCGTGCTCACCTCCCTGCAGGTACCGCcggcccccccttctcccttaccGCCCCCTAGCTGcacactcccctccctgcag GTACAGCCGGGCCCCCCTTCTCCCTTACCGCCCCCTAGCTGCACACTCACCTCCCTGCAGGTACGGCCgggccccccttctccctgtactGCCCCCTAGCTGcacactcccctccctgcaggtACGGCCGGTCCCCCTTCTCCCTTACCGCCCCCTAGCTGCACACTGCCCTCCCTGCAGGTATGGCTGGGTCCCCCTTCTCCCTTACCGCCCCCTAGCTGCACAGTTCCCTCCCTGCAG GTACGGCCGGGCTCCCCTTCTCCCTTACCGCCCCCTAGCTGCACACTCACCTCCCTGCAGGTACGGCCgggccccccttctccctccaccgaCCCCCAGCCTTGCGCTCACCTCCCTGCAGGTACAGCCGGGCTTCCCTTCTCCCTTACCGCCCCCTAGCTGCACACTCACCTCTCTGCAGGTACGGCCgggccccccttctccctccaccgaCCCCCAGCCTCGCGCTCACCTCCCTGCAGGTACCGCcgggcccccttctccctccaccgaCCCCCAGTCTTGCGCTCACCTCCCTGCAG GTGATGGGCACCCTCTTCGTCTACGCGCTCTTCATGATCGAGCTGCTGCAGGATGCGCCCCTGGAGAAGACGGACGAGATCATTTACTACGTCAACGCGGTGAGCCGGGTGCTGGAGTTTCTGGTGGCCGTCTGCGTGGTGGCCTACGGCACCTGGGAGTCCATCTTCGGCGAGTGGAGCTGGATGGGCGCCTCCGTCATCATCATCCACTCCTACTTCAACGTGTGGCTGCGGGCCCAGTCGGGCTGGAAGAGCTTCCTGCTCCGCAGGGAGGCCGCCAAGAAGATCAGCTCGCTGCCCAGGGCCACCAGGGGGCAGCTGCGGGACCACAACGACGTGTGTGCCATCTGCTTCCAG GAGATGACCATGGCCGTGATCACCGACTGCGGCCACTTCTTCCACACGGGCTGCCTCCGCAAGTGGCTGTACGTGCAGGACACCTGCCCCATGTGCCACCAGCCGATGAAGCCTTCGGCCACCGAGGGGCCGCAGCCAAACGGGGGAGAGCGGGCGGAGCCAGAGCCCGAGCTCGTCCCAGAGGAGGGGCCACCTGA
- the LOC115651934 gene encoding extensin-like isoform X1 → MYHRAPFSLHRPPASRSPPCRYGRAPFSLHRPPASRSPLCRYRRAPFSLHRPPASRSPPCRYHRAPFSLHRPTASRSPPCRYGRAPFSLHRPPASRSPPCRYGRAPFSLHRPPASRSPPCRYGWAPFSLHRPPASRSPLCTYHRAPFSLHRPPASRSPPCRYGRAPFSLHRPPASRSPPCRYGRAPFSLHRPPASRSPPCRYGRAPFSLHRPSASRSPPCRYRRAPFSLHRPPASCSPPCRYRRPPLLPYRPLAAHSPPCRYRRAPFSLHRPPASCSPPCRYRRPPLLPYHPLAAHSPPCRYGQAPFSLTPPSCTLPSLHVRPGPPSPLPPPSCTLPSLQVRPGPPSPLPPSSCTLTSLQVWHGPPSPLPPPSCTLPSLQIRLGPPSPLPPPSCTLTSLQVQPGPLLPPPTPSLTLTSLQVRPGPLLPPPTHSLALTSLQVPPGPLLPPPTPSLALTSLQVRPGPLLPPPTPSLVLTSLQVMGTLFVYALFMIELLQDAPLEKTDEIIYYVNAVSRVLEFLVAVCVVAYGTWESIFGEWSWMGASVIIIHSYFNVWLRAQSGWKSFLLRREAAKKISSLPRATRGQLRDHNDVCAICFQEMTMAVITDCGHFFHTGCLRKWLYVQDTCPMCHQPMKPSATEGPQPNGGERAEPEPELVPEEGPPEDAGAEAAGRTRTLGPSRAGEGGEPSWREQENPALAVPSRAAEGREPSWQEQENPALAAPSRAAEGGKPSWREQENPALAAPSRAGLLPEAVHSREDEPMDPAGSRTPPPVSRGCAP, encoded by the exons ATGTACCACcgggcccccttctccctccaccgaCCCCCAGCCTCGCGCTCACCTCCCTGCAGGTACGGCcgggcccccttctccctccaccgaCCCCCAGCCTCACGCTCACCTCTCTGCAGGTACCGCcgggcccccttctccctccaccgaCCCCCAGCCTCGCGCTCACCTCCCTGCAGGTACCACcgggcccccttctccctccaccgaCCCACAGCCTCACGCTCACCTCCCTGCAGGTACGGCcgggcccccttctccctccaccgaCCCCCAGCCTCGCGCTCACCTCCCTGCAGGTACGGCcgggcccccttctccctccaccgaCCCCCAGCCTCGCGCTCACCTCCCTGCAGGTACGGCTgggcccccttctccctccaccgaCCTCCAGCCTCGCGCTCACCTCTCTGCACGTACCACcgggcccccttctccctccaccgaCCCCCAGCCTCGCGCTCACCTCCCTGCAGGTACGGCcgggcccccttctccctccaccgaCCCCCAGCCTCGCGCTCACCTCCCTGCAGGTACGGAcgggcccccttctccctccaccgaCCCCCAGCCTCGCGCTCACCTCCCTGCAGGTACGGCcgggcccccttctccctccaccgaCCCTCAGCCTCACGCTCACCTCCCTGCAGGTACCGCcgggcccccttctccctccaccgaCCCCCAGCCTCGTGCTCACCTCCCTGCAGGTACCGCcggcccccccttctcccttaccGCCCCCTAGCTGcacactcccctccctgcag GTACCGCcgggcccccttctccctccaccgaCCCCCAGCCTCGTGCTCACCTCCCTGCAGGTACCGCcggcccccccttctcccttaccACCCCCTAGCTGcacactcccctccctgcaggtACGGCCAGGCCCCCTTCTCCCTTACCCCCCCTAGCTGCACACTCCCCTCCCTGCATGTACGGCCGGGCCCCCCTTCTCCCTTACCGCCTCCTAGCTGcacactcccctccctgcaggtACGGCCGGGCCCCCCTTCTCCCTTACCGCCCTCTAGCTGCACGCTCACCTCCCTTCAGGTATGGCATGGCCCCCCTTCTCCCTTACCGCCTCCTAGCTGcacactcccctccctgcagatACGGCTGGGCCCCCCTTCTCCCTTACCGCCCCCTAGCTGCACACTCACCTCCCTGCAG GTACAGCcgggcccccttctccctccaccgaCCCCCAGCCTCACGCTCACCTCCCTGCAGGTACGGCCGGGCCCCCTTCTTCCTCCACCGACCCACAGCCTCGCGCTCACCTCCCTGCAGGTACCGCcgggcccccttctccctccaccgaCCCCCAGCCTTGCGCTCACCTCCCTGCAGGTACGGCcgggcccccttctccctccaccgaCCCCCAGCCTCGTGCTCACCTCCCTGCAG GTGATGGGCACCCTCTTCGTCTACGCGCTCTTCATGATCGAGCTGCTGCAGGATGCGCCCCTGGAGAAGACGGACGAGATCATTTACTACGTCAACGCGGTGAGCCGGGTGCTGGAGTTTCTGGTGGCCGTCTGCGTGGTGGCCTACGGCACCTGGGAGTCCATCTTCGGCGAGTGGAGCTGGATGGGCGCCTCCGTCATCATCATCCACTCCTACTTCAACGTGTGGCTGCGGGCCCAGTCGGGCTGGAAGAGCTTCCTGCTCCGCAGGGAGGCCGCCAAGAAGATCAGCTCGCTGCCCAGGGCCACCAGGGGGCAGCTGCGGGACCACAACGACGTGTGTGCCATCTGCTTCCAG GAGATGACCATGGCCGTGATCACCGACTGCGGCCACTTCTTCCACACGGGCTGCCTCCGCAAGTGGCTGTACGTGCAGGACACCTGCCCCATGTGCCACCAGCCGATGAAGCCTTCGGCCACCGAGGGGCCGCAGCCAAACGGGGGAGAGCGGGCGGAGCCAGAGCCCGAGCTCGTCCCAGAGGAGGGGCCACCTGAGGATGCAGGTGCTGAGGCTGCGGGAAGGACAAGgaccctgggccccagcagggctggtgagggcGGGGAGCCCAGCTGGCGGGAGCAGGAGAACCCAGCACTGGCAGTGCCCAGCAGGGCCGCTgagggcagggagcccagctggcaggagcaggaGAACCCAGCACTGGCAGCTCCCAGCAGGGCCGCTGAGGGCGGGAAGCCCAGCTGGCGGGAGCAGGAGAACCCAGCACTGGCAGCGCCTAGCAGGGCCGGGCTGCTCCCAGAAGCTGTGCACAGCAGAGAGGACGAGCCCATGgacccagctgggagcaggactccCCCGCCAGTGTCTCGGGGTTGCGCTCCATAG
- the LOC115651934 gene encoding proline-rich extensin-like protein EPR1 isoform X2, which yields MYHRAPFSLHRPPASRSPPCRYGRAPFSLHRPPASRSPLCRYRRAPFSLHRPPASRSPPCRYHRAPFSLHRPTASRSPPCRYGRAPFSLHRPPASRSPPCRYGRAPFSLHRPPASRSPPCRYGWAPFSLHRPPASRSPLCTYHRAPFSLHRPPASRSPPCRYGRAPFSLHRPPASRSPPCRYGRAPFSLHRPPASRSPPCRYGRAPFSLHRPSASRSPPCRYRRAPFSLHRPPASCSPPCRYRRPPLLPYRPLAAHSPPCRYRRAPFSLHRPPASCSPPCRYRRPPLLPYHPLAAHSPPCRYGQAPFSLTPPSCTLPSLHVRPGPPSPLPPPSCTLPSLQVRPGPPSPLPPSSCTLTSLQVWHGPPSPLPPPSCTLPSLQIRLGPPSPLPPPSCTLTSLQVQPGPLLPPPTPSLTLTSLQVRPGPLLPPPTHSLALTSLQVPPGPLLPPPTPSLALTSLQVRPGPLLPPPTPSLVLTSLQVMGTLFVYALFMIELLQDAPLEKTDEIIYYVNAVSRVLEFLVAVCVVAYGTWESIFGEWSWMGASVIIIHSYFNVWLRAQSGWKSFLLRREAAKKISSLPRATRGQLRDHNDVCAICFQEMTMAVITDCGHFFHTGCLRKWLYVQDTCPMCHQPMKPSATEGPQPNGGERAEPEPELVPEEGPPEDAGAEAAGRTRTLGPSRAGEGGEPSWQEQENPALAAPSRAAEGGKPSWREQENPALAAPSRAGLLPEAVHSREDEPMDPAGSRTPPPVSRGCAP from the exons ATGTACCACcgggcccccttctccctccaccgaCCCCCAGCCTCGCGCTCACCTCCCTGCAGGTACGGCcgggcccccttctccctccaccgaCCCCCAGCCTCACGCTCACCTCTCTGCAGGTACCGCcgggcccccttctccctccaccgaCCCCCAGCCTCGCGCTCACCTCCCTGCAGGTACCACcgggcccccttctccctccaccgaCCCACAGCCTCACGCTCACCTCCCTGCAGGTACGGCcgggcccccttctccctccaccgaCCCCCAGCCTCGCGCTCACCTCCCTGCAGGTACGGCcgggcccccttctccctccaccgaCCCCCAGCCTCGCGCTCACCTCCCTGCAGGTACGGCTgggcccccttctccctccaccgaCCTCCAGCCTCGCGCTCACCTCTCTGCACGTACCACcgggcccccttctccctccaccgaCCCCCAGCCTCGCGCTCACCTCCCTGCAGGTACGGCcgggcccccttctccctccaccgaCCCCCAGCCTCGCGCTCACCTCCCTGCAGGTACGGAcgggcccccttctccctccaccgaCCCCCAGCCTCGCGCTCACCTCCCTGCAGGTACGGCcgggcccccttctccctccaccgaCCCTCAGCCTCACGCTCACCTCCCTGCAGGTACCGCcgggcccccttctccctccaccgaCCCCCAGCCTCGTGCTCACCTCCCTGCAGGTACCGCcggcccccccttctcccttaccGCCCCCTAGCTGcacactcccctccctgcag GTACCGCcgggcccccttctccctccaccgaCCCCCAGCCTCGTGCTCACCTCCCTGCAGGTACCGCcggcccccccttctcccttaccACCCCCTAGCTGcacactcccctccctgcaggtACGGCCAGGCCCCCTTCTCCCTTACCCCCCCTAGCTGCACACTCCCCTCCCTGCATGTACGGCCGGGCCCCCCTTCTCCCTTACCGCCTCCTAGCTGcacactcccctccctgcaggtACGGCCGGGCCCCCCTTCTCCCTTACCGCCCTCTAGCTGCACGCTCACCTCCCTTCAGGTATGGCATGGCCCCCCTTCTCCCTTACCGCCTCCTAGCTGcacactcccctccctgcagatACGGCTGGGCCCCCCTTCTCCCTTACCGCCCCCTAGCTGCACACTCACCTCCCTGCAG GTACAGCcgggcccccttctccctccaccgaCCCCCAGCCTCACGCTCACCTCCCTGCAGGTACGGCCGGGCCCCCTTCTTCCTCCACCGACCCACAGCCTCGCGCTCACCTCCCTGCAGGTACCGCcgggcccccttctccctccaccgaCCCCCAGCCTTGCGCTCACCTCCCTGCAGGTACGGCcgggcccccttctccctccaccgaCCCCCAGCCTCGTGCTCACCTCCCTGCAG GTGATGGGCACCCTCTTCGTCTACGCGCTCTTCATGATCGAGCTGCTGCAGGATGCGCCCCTGGAGAAGACGGACGAGATCATTTACTACGTCAACGCGGTGAGCCGGGTGCTGGAGTTTCTGGTGGCCGTCTGCGTGGTGGCCTACGGCACCTGGGAGTCCATCTTCGGCGAGTGGAGCTGGATGGGCGCCTCCGTCATCATCATCCACTCCTACTTCAACGTGTGGCTGCGGGCCCAGTCGGGCTGGAAGAGCTTCCTGCTCCGCAGGGAGGCCGCCAAGAAGATCAGCTCGCTGCCCAGGGCCACCAGGGGGCAGCTGCGGGACCACAACGACGTGTGTGCCATCTGCTTCCAG GAGATGACCATGGCCGTGATCACCGACTGCGGCCACTTCTTCCACACGGGCTGCCTCCGCAAGTGGCTGTACGTGCAGGACACCTGCCCCATGTGCCACCAGCCGATGAAGCCTTCGGCCACCGAGGGGCCGCAGCCAAACGGGGGAGAGCGGGCGGAGCCAGAGCCCGAGCTCGTCCCAGAGGAGGGGCCACCTGAGGATGCAGGTGCTGAGGCTGCGGGAAGGACAAGgaccctgggccccagcagggctggtgagggcGG ggagcccagctggcaggagcaggaGAACCCAGCACTGGCAGCTCCCAGCAGGGCCGCTGAGGGCGGGAAGCCCAGCTGGCGGGAGCAGGAGAACCCAGCACTGGCAGCGCCTAGCAGGGCCGGGCTGCTCCCAGAAGCTGTGCACAGCAGAGAGGACGAGCCCATGgacccagctgggagcaggactccCCCGCCAGTGTCTCGGGGTTGCGCTCCATAG
- the LOC115651934 gene encoding RING finger protein 145-like isoform X4, protein MVGSRLFPHRAMSMLALHEAALRLLRTRWDTCKQTPAGIWISMGHVLCVVVLLLPVRSLVRLYLYGLTLLLLFVGHQTARDYMRHEMEDEFQGAVYQDSVVLRRFVTALTGQIFVSMLCALLMKTKQVWLFCAPLLPLLARLCGLPLQALPVVNTFATSVTVVEMLYVAASHLLVPFHLAAAACREVAQGLEVYRLVALGMSLWSQLAVPVLFLVFWLVLFTLQIYSFLASSNSLLAQQGLLFIFLSSVAECCGTPYSLLGLTFTISYLALAVLNLCKFYLLGYDAFQNGNVMHRGVTEGVTLLLLALQTGLLDLQILQRTFLLSIILFIVVTSTLQSMIEIADPIVLALGASQNRSPWKHFRSLSLCLFLLVFPCFMAYKIARFFHMDFWLLILVSSCMLTSLQVMGTLFVYALFMIELLQDAPLEKTDEIIYYVNAVSRVLEFLVAVCVVAYGTWESIFGEWSWMGASVIIIHSYFNVWLRAQSGWKSFLLRREAAKKISSLPRATRGQLRDHNDVCAICFQEMTMAVITDCGHFFHTGCLRKWLYVQDTCPMCHQPMKPSATEGPQPNGGERAEPEPELVPEEGPPEDAGAEAAGRTRTLGPSRAGEGGEPSWREQENPALAVPSRAAEGREPSWQEQENPALAAPSRAAEGGKPSWREQENPALAAPSRAGLLPEAVHSREDEPMDPAGSRTPPPVSRGCAP, encoded by the exons ATGGTGGGGAGTCGCTTATTTCCCCATCGGGCCATGAGCATGTTGGCTCTACATGAAGCTGCACTGCGGCTGCTTAGGACTAGGTGGGACACCTGCAAGCAAACCCCGGCTGGCATTTGGATTTCAATGG GCCACGTGCTGTgtgtggtggtgctgctgctcccAGTCAGATCCCTGGTGAGACTGTACCTCTACGGCCTGACGCTGCTGCTCCTCTTCGTGGGGCACCAGACGGCCAG GGATTACATGCGCCATGAGATGGAGGATGAATTCCAGGGGGCTGTGTACCAGGACTCTGTGGTGCTCAGACGCTTCGTGACCGCCCTGACAG GCCAGATCTTTGTGAGCATGCTCTGCGCCCTCCTGATGAAGACCAAGCAGGTGTGGCTGTTCTGTGCCCCGCTGCTCCCGCTGCTGGCCCGACTCTGTGGCCTCCCCCTCCAGGCGCTTCCTGTGGTCAACACCTTCGCCACCTCCGTCACTGTGGTGGAGATGCTGTATGTGGCTGCCTCCCACCTGCTGGTTCCCTTCCACCTGGCCGCTGCGGCGTGCAGGGAGGTGGCTCAG GGACTGGAGGTGTACAGGCTGGTGGCACTGGGCATGTCCCTCTGGAGCCAGCTGGCCGTCCCGGTGCTCTTCCTTGTCTTCTGGCTGGTGCTCTTCACCCTGCAGATCTACTCTTTCCTGGCCTCTTCCAACAGCCTCCTCGCCCAGCAGGGGCTGCTTTTCATCTTCCTCAGCAG CGTGGCGGAGTGCTGCGGCACGCCCTACTCCCTCCTTGGGCTGACCTTCACCATATCCTACCTCGCCCTGGCCGTGCTCAACCTTTGCAAGTTCTACCTGCTGGGCTACGACGCCTTCCAGAACGGCAACGTCATGCACAG GGGTGTGACGGAGGGTGtgacgctgctgctgctggctctccaGACGGGGCTGCTGGACCTGCAGATCCTGCAGAGAACCTTCCTCCTCAGCATCATCCTCTTCATCGTGGTGACATCGACCCTGCAGTCCATGATCGAGATAGCTGACCCCATAGTGCTGGCGCTGGGGGCTTCGCAGAACAG GAGCCCTTGGAAGCACTTCCGCAGCCTCAGCCTGTGCCTCTTCCTGCTGGTTTTCCCCTGCTTCATGGCATACAAGATCGCTCGCTTCTTCCACATGGACTTCTGGCTGCTGATCCTGGTCTCCAGCTGCATGCTCACCTCCCTGCAG GTGATGGGCACCCTCTTCGTCTACGCGCTCTTCATGATCGAGCTGCTGCAGGATGCGCCCCTGGAGAAGACGGACGAGATCATTTACTACGTCAACGCGGTGAGCCGGGTGCTGGAGTTTCTGGTGGCCGTCTGCGTGGTGGCCTACGGCACCTGGGAGTCCATCTTCGGCGAGTGGAGCTGGATGGGCGCCTCCGTCATCATCATCCACTCCTACTTCAACGTGTGGCTGCGGGCCCAGTCGGGCTGGAAGAGCTTCCTGCTCCGCAGGGAGGCCGCCAAGAAGATCAGCTCGCTGCCCAGGGCCACCAGGGGGCAGCTGCGGGACCACAACGACGTGTGTGCCATCTGCTTCCAG GAGATGACCATGGCCGTGATCACCGACTGCGGCCACTTCTTCCACACGGGCTGCCTCCGCAAGTGGCTGTACGTGCAGGACACCTGCCCCATGTGCCACCAGCCGATGAAGCCTTCGGCCACCGAGGGGCCGCAGCCAAACGGGGGAGAGCGGGCGGAGCCAGAGCCCGAGCTCGTCCCAGAGGAGGGGCCACCTGAGGATGCAGGTGCTGAGGCTGCGGGAAGGACAAGgaccctgggccccagcagggctggtgagggcGGGGAGCCCAGCTGGCGGGAGCAGGAGAACCCAGCACTGGCAGTGCCCAGCAGGGCCGCTgagggcagggagcccagctggcaggagcaggaGAACCCAGCACTGGCAGCTCCCAGCAGGGCCGCTGAGGGCGGGAAGCCCAGCTGGCGGGAGCAGGAGAACCCAGCACTGGCAGCGCCTAGCAGGGCCGGGCTGCTCCCAGAAGCTGTGCACAGCAGAGAGGACGAGCCCATGgacccagctgggagcaggactccCCCGCCAGTGTCTCGGGGTTGCGCTCCATAG
- the LOC115651934 gene encoding RING finger protein 145-like isoform X3, translated as MPRLEEVANVVLRVPSIVLLDLLYRWDVQAFAELLRPKQEEATWRRHALWHAYYLGHVLCVVVLLLPVRSLVRLYLYGLTLLLLFVGHQTARDYMRHEMEDEFQGAVYQDSVVLRRFVTALTGQIFVSMLCALLMKTKQVWLFCAPLLPLLARLCGLPLQALPVVNTFATSVTVVEMLYVAASHLLVPFHLAAAACREVAQGLEVYRLVALGMSLWSQLAVPVLFLVFWLVLFTLQIYSFLASSNSLLAQQGLLFIFLSSVAECCGTPYSLLGLTFTISYLALAVLNLCKFYLLGYDAFQNGNVMHRGVTEGVTLLLLALQTGLLDLQILQRTFLLSIILFIVVTSTLQSMIEIADPIVLALGASQNRSPWKHFRSLSLCLFLLVFPCFMAYKIARFFHMDFWLLILVSSCMLTSLQVMGTLFVYALFMIELLQDAPLEKTDEIIYYVNAVSRVLEFLVAVCVVAYGTWESIFGEWSWMGASVIIIHSYFNVWLRAQSGWKSFLLRREAAKKISSLPRATRGQLRDHNDVCAICFQEMTMAVITDCGHFFHTGCLRKWLYVQDTCPMCHQPMKPSATEGPQPNGGERAEPEPELVPEEGPPEDAGAEAAGRTRTLGPSRAGEGGEPSWREQENPALAVPSRAAEGREPSWQEQENPALAAPSRAAEGGKPSWREQENPALAAPSRAGLLPEAVHSREDEPMDPAGSRTPPPVSRGCAP; from the exons ATGCCGCGGCTGGAGGAGGTGGCCAACGTGGTGCTGCGGGTGCCCAGTATcgtgctgctggacctgctgtACCGCTGGGATGTCCAGGCCTTTGCTGAGCTGCTCCGGCCCAAGCAGGAGGAGGCGACGTGGCGGCGCCACGCCCTGTGGCACGCCTACTACCTGG GCCACGTGCTGTgtgtggtggtgctgctgctcccAGTCAGATCCCTGGTGAGACTGTACCTCTACGGCCTGACGCTGCTGCTCCTCTTCGTGGGGCACCAGACGGCCAG GGATTACATGCGCCATGAGATGGAGGATGAATTCCAGGGGGCTGTGTACCAGGACTCTGTGGTGCTCAGACGCTTCGTGACCGCCCTGACAG GCCAGATCTTTGTGAGCATGCTCTGCGCCCTCCTGATGAAGACCAAGCAGGTGTGGCTGTTCTGTGCCCCGCTGCTCCCGCTGCTGGCCCGACTCTGTGGCCTCCCCCTCCAGGCGCTTCCTGTGGTCAACACCTTCGCCACCTCCGTCACTGTGGTGGAGATGCTGTATGTGGCTGCCTCCCACCTGCTGGTTCCCTTCCACCTGGCCGCTGCGGCGTGCAGGGAGGTGGCTCAG GGACTGGAGGTGTACAGGCTGGTGGCACTGGGCATGTCCCTCTGGAGCCAGCTGGCCGTCCCGGTGCTCTTCCTTGTCTTCTGGCTGGTGCTCTTCACCCTGCAGATCTACTCTTTCCTGGCCTCTTCCAACAGCCTCCTCGCCCAGCAGGGGCTGCTTTTCATCTTCCTCAGCAG CGTGGCGGAGTGCTGCGGCACGCCCTACTCCCTCCTTGGGCTGACCTTCACCATATCCTACCTCGCCCTGGCCGTGCTCAACCTTTGCAAGTTCTACCTGCTGGGCTACGACGCCTTCCAGAACGGCAACGTCATGCACAG GGGTGTGACGGAGGGTGtgacgctgctgctgctggctctccaGACGGGGCTGCTGGACCTGCAGATCCTGCAGAGAACCTTCCTCCTCAGCATCATCCTCTTCATCGTGGTGACATCGACCCTGCAGTCCATGATCGAGATAGCTGACCCCATAGTGCTGGCGCTGGGGGCTTCGCAGAACAG GAGCCCTTGGAAGCACTTCCGCAGCCTCAGCCTGTGCCTCTTCCTGCTGGTTTTCCCCTGCTTCATGGCATACAAGATCGCTCGCTTCTTCCACATGGACTTCTGGCTGCTGATCCTGGTCTCCAGCTGCATGCTCACCTCCCTGCAG GTGATGGGCACCCTCTTCGTCTACGCGCTCTTCATGATCGAGCTGCTGCAGGATGCGCCCCTGGAGAAGACGGACGAGATCATTTACTACGTCAACGCGGTGAGCCGGGTGCTGGAGTTTCTGGTGGCCGTCTGCGTGGTGGCCTACGGCACCTGGGAGTCCATCTTCGGCGAGTGGAGCTGGATGGGCGCCTCCGTCATCATCATCCACTCCTACTTCAACGTGTGGCTGCGGGCCCAGTCGGGCTGGAAGAGCTTCCTGCTCCGCAGGGAGGCCGCCAAGAAGATCAGCTCGCTGCCCAGGGCCACCAGGGGGCAGCTGCGGGACCACAACGACGTGTGTGCCATCTGCTTCCAG GAGATGACCATGGCCGTGATCACCGACTGCGGCCACTTCTTCCACACGGGCTGCCTCCGCAAGTGGCTGTACGTGCAGGACACCTGCCCCATGTGCCACCAGCCGATGAAGCCTTCGGCCACCGAGGGGCCGCAGCCAAACGGGGGAGAGCGGGCGGAGCCAGAGCCCGAGCTCGTCCCAGAGGAGGGGCCACCTGAGGATGCAGGTGCTGAGGCTGCGGGAAGGACAAGgaccctgggccccagcagggctggtgagggcGGGGAGCCCAGCTGGCGGGAGCAGGAGAACCCAGCACTGGCAGTGCCCAGCAGGGCCGCTgagggcagggagcccagctggcaggagcaggaGAACCCAGCACTGGCAGCTCCCAGCAGGGCCGCTGAGGGCGGGAAGCCCAGCTGGCGGGAGCAGGAGAACCCAGCACTGGCAGCGCCTAGCAGGGCCGGGCTGCTCCCAGAAGCTGTGCACAGCAGAGAGGACGAGCCCATGgacccagctgggagcaggactccCCCGCCAGTGTCTCGGGGTTGCGCTCCATAG